The following are encoded together in the Perca flavescens isolate YP-PL-M2 chromosome 22, PFLA_1.0, whole genome shotgun sequence genome:
- the prdm14 gene encoding PR domain zinc finger protein 14 — protein MSVSLSSIPVVLKDKSCYQAGMLKASPARGFYPAPLPGPHHYMDFFPRTHSLLHPLKSLGRLVSDTQASMPLYLHGGAPPFHHHASVLHEHMLSASGIPYLSQMLAGHPLYSKPEELAAVVTEHAAGPLSSDFNSPASERSSCASSSASSPPKESLFRLRSADLSQEKTRTSYNFSEDDLFMVLYGYSGSQERSVGHAISGLALPDKSVSGSRVLSLDKETLELPEGLTIVQAVWGNVSHCGVFTDKSSIPKGTRFGPFQGKMVNTSEIKTYDDNTLMWEVFENGRLSHFVDGRGGSGNWMSLVKCARFPEEQNLIAVQVQDQIFYEACKEIRPGQELLVWYGDCYMQFLGIPLTLKDHREDSTVVPLTEDTGDGFKCDRCGKVFAYKYYRDKHLKYTRCVDQGDRKFPCHLCNRSFEKRDRLRIHILHVHEKHRPHKCSVCGKSFSQSSSLNKHMRVHSGERPYKCVYCNKAFTASSILRTHIRQHSGERPFKCKHCGKAFASHAAHDSHVRRTHAKDKPLPCDLCGASFQEEREFKYHMESHKNRHILDSTVLPSSPGSGLQEDTVLKDNPKIQKNAGQNCPYTGLTVNQLNPEYRPWN, from the exons ATGTCGGTGTCCCTGTCCAGCATCCCTGTAGTGCTGAAGGACAAGAGCTGCTACCAAGCCGGCATGCTGAAGGCCAGTCCCGCTCGAGGCTTCTACCCTGCCCCTCTCCCCGGCCCCCACCACTACATGGACTTCTTCCCGCGGACTCACAGCCTCCTCCACCCGCTCAAGTCCCTCGGTCGCCTGGTGTCGGACACCCAGGCATCAATGCCGCTCTACCTGCACGGCGGAGCCCCTCCGTTCCACCACCACGCCTCGGTCCTGCACGAACACATGTTGAGCGCCTCTGGCATCCCCTACCTCAGCCAGATGTTGGCCGGACACCCGCTGTACTCCAAACCAGAGGAGCTGGCTGCTGTGGTGACCGAGCACGCCGCTGGTCCGCTGTCCTCTGACTTCAACAGCCCGGCCAGTGAAAGGTCCTCATGTGCCTCCTCTTCTGCCAGCTCACCGCCTAAAGAGAGTCTATTTCGCCTCCGGAGCGCGGACCTATCGCAAGAAAAAACGCGCACGTCTTATAATTTTAGCGAGGATGACTTGTTCATGGTGCTCTACGGTTACTCCGGCAGCCAGGAGCGCAGCGTGGGTCACGCTATATCAGGGCTGGCCCTGCCCGATAAGTCAG TATCTGGCTCTCGCGTTCTCTCACTGGACAAAGAAACACTTGAACTTCCAGAGG GGTTGACCATCGTCCAGGCAGTTTGGGGAAACGTCTCACACTGTGGAGTTTTCACAGACAAAAGCAGCATCCCCAAAGGGACGCGCTTCGGACCTTTCCAAGGAAAAATGGTCAATACCAGCGAGATTAAGACATACGACGACAACACTCTTATGTGGGAG GTGTTTGAAAACGGCCGGTTGAGTCATTTTGTTGACGGCAGGGGAGGCTCAGGGAACTGGATGTCGTTAGTGAAGTGCGCTCGTTTCCCAGAGGAGCAGAACCTCATTGCTGTACAGGTCCAGGATCAGATCTTCTATGAGGCCTGCAAAGAGATCCGGCCAGGGCAGGAGCTCCTGGTGTGGTATGGAGACTGCTACATGCAGTTCCTCGGCATCCCTCTCACCCTGAAAGACCACAGAGAGGACAGCACCGTGGTTCCTCTCACAgaag ATACTGGTGATGGTTTCAAGTGTGATAGGTGCGGGAAGGTGTTTGCATACAAGTACTACAGAGACAAGCATCTGAAGTACACGCGCTGCGTGGACCAGGGCGACAGGAAGTTCCCCTGTCACCTCTGCAACAGATCTTTCGAGAAGAGAGACAGATTAAGGATCCACATTTTACACGTTCACGAAAAACACAGGCCTCACAAG TGCTCAGTGTGCGGAAAGAGTTTCTCCCAGTCGTCCAGTCTCAACAAACACATGCGGGTGCATTCTGGAGAACGGCCATACAAGTGTGTCTACTGCAATAAG GCCTTCACTGCCTCCAGTATTCTGCGAACACACATCCGCCAGCACTCCGGAGAGCGGCCCTTCAAGTGCAAGCACTGCGGGAAGGCCTTCGCCTCCCACGCCGCCCACGACAGCCACGTCAGGCGGACCCACGCAAAGGACAAGCCCCTTCCCTGCGACCTGTGCGGAGCGTCTTTTCAGGAGGAACGGGAATTTAAATATCACATGGAAAGTCACAAAA ACAGGCACATCTTGGACAGCACGGTTCTTCCGTCTTCTCCAGGGAGTGGATTACAGGAGGACACCGTGTTGAAGGACAATCCAAAAATACAGAAGAACGCCGGACAAAACTGTCCTTACACCGGGTTAACAGTTAACCAGTTAAATCCAGAATATCGGCCCTGGAACTAG